One part of the Arachidicoccus terrestris genome encodes these proteins:
- the hisB gene encoding bifunctional histidinol-phosphatase/imidazoleglycerol-phosphate dehydratase HisB, which produces MKSVLFIDRDGTIIQEAPPTYQIDSFEKLVFYPEVFTYLGRIARELDFELVMVSNQDGLGTDSFPEDNFHPVQNFIVDTLKGEKILFEDVIIDKTFAKDNRPTRKPGTALLTKYIDNPAYDLKNSFVIGDRITDVQLAANLGCKAIWLNNDEALGAGEISDREALANATALATGKWEDIYRFLKLKTRQARHERSTSETKIFIDINLDGKGNSDVHTGLGFFDHMLDQIARHGNIDLTVKVDGDLHIDEHHTIEDTGIALGEVFTKLLADKRGMERYGFALPMDDSEAKVLIDFGGRSWINWNAEFKREKVGDMPTEMFFHFFKSFSDAAKCNLSIACKGDNEHHKIEAIFKAFAKAIKMAVKRDPLSDALPSTKGVL; this is translated from the coding sequence ATGAAATCTGTATTATTTATCGATCGTGACGGCACTATTATTCAAGAGGCCCCACCGACTTATCAGATAGACAGCTTTGAAAAACTAGTCTTCTATCCCGAAGTTTTTACGTACCTGGGCCGTATTGCCCGGGAATTGGATTTTGAGCTCGTTATGGTATCCAACCAGGACGGTTTGGGAACCGATAGTTTTCCGGAAGATAATTTTCATCCGGTGCAGAATTTCATCGTTGATACTTTAAAAGGCGAGAAGATCCTATTTGAGGACGTTATCATTGACAAGACCTTTGCCAAAGATAATCGGCCTACCCGTAAACCTGGAACGGCACTATTGACCAAATATATCGACAATCCGGCCTATGACCTCAAAAATTCATTTGTCATTGGCGATAGGATTACCGACGTCCAGCTGGCAGCTAATTTAGGCTGTAAAGCTATCTGGCTGAATAATGATGAAGCGTTGGGGGCAGGAGAGATCAGCGATAGAGAAGCCTTAGCAAACGCAACTGCACTAGCGACTGGAAAATGGGAAGATATTTACCGGTTTCTAAAGTTAAAGACCAGACAAGCCCGCCATGAGCGGTCCACCAGTGAAACGAAGATATTTATAGATATCAATCTAGATGGAAAAGGCAATTCTGATGTCCACACAGGCCTTGGTTTCTTTGATCACATGCTGGATCAGATCGCCCGCCATGGTAATATTGATTTAACCGTAAAAGTGGATGGTGATTTGCATATTGATGAGCATCATACCATTGAGGATACGGGTATCGCATTAGGCGAAGTCTTTACGAAACTTCTGGCAGACAAAAGAGGGATGGAACGCTATGGGTTTGCCCTGCCCATGGATGACAGCGAGGCTAAAGTACTGATTGATTTTGGCGGGCGGAGTTGGATCAACTGGAATGCTGAATTTAAAAGAGAGAAAGTAGGGGATATGCCCACTGAGATGTTTTTCCATTTTTTTAAATCCTTCAGTGATGCTGCAAAATGCAATCTAAGTATTGCCTGCAAAGGCGATAATGAGCATCATAAGATCGAGGCTATTTTTAAGGCATTTGCCAAAGCAATTAAAATGGCCGTCAAAAGAGATCCGTTAAGTGATGCGCTGCCCAGCACCAAAGGCGTTCTGTAA
- the hisC gene encoding histidinol-phosphate transaminase — protein sequence MPRFNIEDLTRENIKKLEPYSSARDEFSGKASVFLDANENSLGSPLIKWYNRYPDPHQAALKAAISQIKKIDARNIFLGNGSDECIDVLYRSFCRPGIDNIIICPPTYGMYEVSAHINDIEVREAPLLDDFQLNLAHLENLIDTNTKVIWICSPNNPTGNAINREDIEMTLNNFNGLVVVDEAYINFSRQKSFIRDLSDYPNLVVLQTFSKAWGLAGLRLGMAFADKSIIDIINKVKPPYNINQATQELALKAVEEVGQVNDMIKEIVSMREAMAEVLGRIPIIQKVYPSDANFLLVKTDQANKVYDYLVSREIVVRNRSGVMLCEDCLRITIGTEKENTILVDALADYMDTL from the coding sequence ATGCCCCGTTTTAATATAGAAGATCTTACAAGAGAAAACATTAAAAAACTCGAGCCTTATAGCTCCGCCAGGGATGAATTTTCGGGCAAAGCATCCGTTTTTCTGGATGCCAATGAAAATAGTCTGGGATCACCACTTATTAAATGGTATAACCGGTATCCGGATCCCCATCAGGCAGCGCTGAAAGCCGCTATTAGCCAAATCAAAAAAATAGATGCTCGAAATATATTCTTAGGTAACGGCTCAGACGAATGTATTGATGTGCTTTATCGCAGCTTCTGCCGGCCGGGGATCGATAATATTATTATCTGCCCGCCTACCTACGGCATGTACGAGGTCTCTGCACATATCAATGATATTGAAGTCCGGGAAGCACCATTACTGGATGACTTTCAATTAAACCTGGCTCATCTGGAAAATCTAATAGACACGAACACTAAGGTTATATGGATCTGTTCTCCGAATAACCCGACTGGCAATGCAATAAACAGAGAAGATATTGAGATGACGCTTAATAACTTTAACGGGTTAGTTGTTGTTGATGAGGCTTATATTAATTTCTCCCGTCAAAAATCCTTTATTAGGGATCTCAGCGATTATCCCAACTTGGTTGTATTACAAACCTTCTCCAAAGCCTGGGGATTGGCCGGCCTTAGATTAGGGATGGCTTTTGCAGATAAATCCATCATCGATATCATCAACAAAGTCAAACCGCCCTATAATATCAATCAGGCGACACAGGAACTGGCGCTCAAAGCAGTTGAAGAAGTAGGCCAGGTCAACGATATGATCAAAGAGATTGTCTCCATGAGAGAGGCCATGGCTGAGGTGCTTGGAAGAATTCCGATCATACAGAAAGTGTACCCGTCAGATGCCAACTTCCTGCTTGTCAAAACCGATCAGGCAAATAAAGTATATGACTATCTGGTATCCAGAGAAATAGTGGTCCGTAATAGGTCTGGTGTTATGCTATGTGAAGACTGTCTGCGTATCACTATTGGTACAGAAAAAGAAAATACCATTTTAGTAGATGCCTTGGCTGATTATATGGATACACTGTAA
- the hisD gene encoding histidinol dehydrogenase — MQKIKTYIAPARSEWSQIIQRPQLDHLSLVGKVTDVLEAIKKEGDQAVRQFTTTFDGVQLEDFSVSETEWAEAETVVSSKLKTAIQTAATNIETFHKCQISDIKPLETQSGVVCWRKSVGIEKVGLYIPGGSAPLFSTILMLGIPARLAGCKEIILCTPPDKAGKLHPAILFAAKLVGIRKVYKIGGVQAIGAMAFGTETVSKVFKIFGPGNQYVTCAKELVQRAGTAIDMPAGPSEVLVLADQSANPIYVAADLLSQAEHGPDSQALLITTSQELAAAVEKEVVSQLEDLPRKAIAEKALAHSKIIVLSDMEQAIELSNAYAAEHLIISTLDPERVASNIINAGSVFLGNYSPESVGDYASGTNHTLPTNGYATAYSGVSLDSFVRKITFQKLTPAGLSEIADTVITMAEAEGLRAHALAVSRRLKEVEKQ, encoded by the coding sequence ATGCAAAAGATAAAAACATATATAGCACCGGCCAGATCTGAATGGTCGCAAATCATTCAGCGACCTCAGTTGGATCACTTAAGTCTGGTGGGCAAAGTCACAGATGTCCTGGAAGCCATTAAAAAAGAGGGCGATCAGGCGGTAAGGCAATTTACGACTACTTTTGATGGTGTTCAACTGGAGGACTTTTCTGTTTCAGAAACAGAATGGGCTGAAGCAGAGACAGTTGTTTCTTCCAAGTTAAAAACAGCCATTCAGACTGCAGCCACCAATATTGAAACCTTTCATAAATGTCAAATATCGGATATAAAGCCCCTGGAAACACAATCTGGGGTCGTATGTTGGCGCAAAAGTGTTGGTATAGAGAAGGTCGGGCTTTATATTCCAGGTGGATCGGCGCCATTGTTTTCTACTATTTTGATGCTGGGCATTCCGGCCAGGCTGGCCGGCTGTAAAGAAATTATACTTTGTACTCCTCCCGATAAAGCCGGCAAACTCCACCCTGCCATCTTGTTTGCGGCAAAGCTGGTTGGCATTAGAAAGGTATACAAGATTGGTGGCGTACAAGCTATTGGCGCCATGGCCTTTGGGACAGAGACGGTTTCCAAAGTTTTTAAAATATTCGGCCCTGGCAATCAATATGTCACTTGTGCCAAGGAACTTGTCCAACGTGCTGGCACCGCTATCGATATGCCCGCCGGTCCAAGCGAAGTACTGGTACTCGCAGACCAGAGTGCCAACCCCATATATGTAGCGGCTGATCTACTGTCTCAGGCCGAACATGGGCCGGACAGTCAGGCACTGCTGATCACAACCTCCCAGGAATTGGCTGCTGCAGTCGAAAAGGAAGTTGTGAGCCAACTCGAAGATTTGCCTCGCAAAGCTATTGCCGAAAAAGCTTTAGCGCATAGCAAAATCATTGTTTTGAGTGACATGGAGCAGGCTATCGAGCTTTCCAATGCTTATGCAGCGGAGCATCTTATCATTTCGACGCTGGATCCTGAACGGGTAGCCAGCAACATCATCAATGCAGGTTCTGTTTTCCTGGGTAATTACTCACCGGAAAGTGTTGGAGATTATGCCAGTGGTACCAACCACACGCTGCCCACCAATGGCTATGCTACTGCGTACAGCGGTGTTAGTCTGGACAGCTTCGTGCGAAAGATTACTTTTCAGAAACTGACCCCTGCAGGGCTCTCAGAAATAGCAGATACCGTCATTACCATGGCAGAAGCTGAAGGGCTTCGGGCACACGCACTCGCTGTGTCCAGACGTTTAAAAGAGGTGGAAAAACAATAA
- the hisG gene encoding ATP phosphoribosyltransferase — MVLKLAIQKSGRLHEDSVKLLKECGIEINNNVKNQLKATAANFPLEVFFLRDDDIPQYVEDGVADIGFVGENVVYESCKKVKVAELLGFGKCRLSIATTKTDIYTGPGFLQGKKIATSYPVLVQQFLDKNNIQAEIHEISGSVEIAPSIGLADAVCDLVSSGSTLFMNGLKETEIILQSQSALIQTPELSPEKQQILQKLLFRIQTVKKAKGKKYVLMNVPGDKLEKVITMLPGMKSPTVLPLAEAGWSSIHTVLSENEFWEHIEEIKAAGAEDILVLPIEKMIV; from the coding sequence ATGGTCCTTAAATTAGCCATTCAAAAATCCGGCAGGTTACACGAAGATTCAGTAAAACTGCTTAAGGAATGTGGCATTGAAATCAATAACAACGTCAAAAATCAATTAAAAGCGACAGCTGCCAATTTTCCGCTGGAAGTTTTTTTCCTAAGAGATGACGATATTCCGCAATATGTCGAGGACGGTGTCGCCGACATTGGTTTTGTAGGAGAAAATGTCGTTTACGAGTCCTGCAAAAAGGTGAAGGTGGCCGAACTTTTAGGATTTGGTAAATGCCGACTTTCTATTGCGACGACGAAAACAGATATATACACAGGGCCCGGTTTCCTGCAAGGGAAAAAAATCGCGACCAGCTATCCTGTTCTCGTTCAGCAGTTCTTGGACAAAAACAACATTCAGGCCGAAATCCATGAGATCAGCGGCAGTGTAGAAATAGCTCCCAGCATTGGCCTGGCCGATGCCGTTTGTGACTTGGTCAGCAGCGGATCTACGTTATTTATGAATGGGTTGAAAGAAACCGAGATTATTTTGCAATCCCAGTCAGCCTTGATTCAAACGCCTGAGTTAAGCCCTGAAAAACAGCAAATCCTCCAAAAGCTATTGTTCCGTATCCAGACAGTTAAAAAAGCAAAAGGCAAAAAATATGTCTTGATGAATGTCCCGGGCGATAAGCTGGAAAAAGTGATCACCATGCTACCAGGCATGAAAAGTCCTACTGTACTGCCGCTGGCAGAAGCAGGCTGGAGTAGCATCCATACGGTGCTTAGCGAGAACGAATTCTGGGAACATATTGAAGAGATCAAAGCTGCGGGTGCAGAGGATATACTGGTCCTGCCCATTGAAAAAATGATTGTTTAA